In a genomic window of Amphiprion ocellaris isolate individual 3 ecotype Okinawa chromosome 11, ASM2253959v1, whole genome shotgun sequence:
- the LOC111587262 gene encoding mannosyl-oligosaccharide 1,2-alpha-mannosidase IB-like encodes MTTPALLPLSGRRIPTLSPGASSFPHHRATLRLSEKFILLLILSAFITLCFGAFFFLPDNSKHKRFDLGLEDVLIPHIDTPKEGKHASGQVIIHGQGGHDEHRHR; translated from the coding sequence ATGACGACGCCGGCTCTCCTGCCACTGTCGGGCCGCAGGATACCCACCCTGTCGCCGGGCGCCTCCTCTTTCCCGCATCACAGGGCGACGTTGAGGCTGTCCGAGAagttcatcctcctcctcatcctcagtgCCTTCATCACCTTATGCTTTGGGGCCTTCTTTTTCCTCCCGGACAATTCCAAGCACAAGCGGTTCGACCTGGGCTTGGAGGACGTGCTCATCCCTCACATCGACACACCCAAGGAGGGGAAGCATGCCTCGGGACAGGTGATCATACATGGACAGGGGGGACACGATGAGCACAGACACAGGTAA
- the LOC129349966 gene encoding elongation factor 1-alpha-like — MGKEKTHVNVVIIGHVDSGKSTTTGHLVYKCGGIDQRRLEKFEKAAAQMGKTSFKFAWVLDKLKAERERGITIDISLLKFNTQKYTMTIIDAPGHRDFIKNMITGTSQADVALLVVSAAKGEFEAGVSRSGQTREHALLAYTLGVKQIIVCVNKMDLTEPPYSQKRFEEVVRGVSGFLRKIGYDTTAVPFVPVSGWTGENMITATQKMPWFQGWKVRRREGTACGRTLLEVLDSIHPPIRTINKPLRLPLQDVYKIGGVGTVPVGKIETGVLKPGMTLMFSPAKLTAEVKSIEMHHQGLQTALPGHNVGFNIKNVAVKNLRRGDVAGNAQQDPPSDVSSFEAQVIILNHPGKIKSGYSPVLDCHTAHVTCRFAELKEKLDRRTGKKLEDNPQVLMSGDAATVKLVPIKPMCVESFFTYPPLGRFAARDLKQTVAVGVIKTVVKDQTSKLPQKAQVCK; from the exons ATGGGAAAAGAGAAGACTCACGTTAACGTGGTGATCATCGGCCACGTCGACAGCGGCAAGTCGACCACCACCGGACACCTGGTCTACAAATGTGGAGGCATCGATCAGAGGAGACTGGAGAAGTTTGAGAAAGCTGCAGCTCAA ATGGGGAAGACTTCTTTCAAATTTGCCTGGGTGTTGGACAAGCTGAAAGCCGAACGTGAGCGAGGAATCACTATTGATATTTCCCTGCTGAAGTTCAACACCCAGAAATACACCATGACTATAATTGATGCTCCGGGCCACCGTGACTTCATTAAGAACATGATAACCGGGACATCACAG GCTGATGTTGCCCTGCTGGTGGTCTCTGCAGCTAAAGGAGAGTTCGAGGCCGGTGTTTCCAGAAGCGGTCAGACCAGAGAGCATGCCCTGCTGGCTTACACTCTGGGCGTGAAGCAAATTATAGTCTGCGTGAACAAGATGGACCTGACCGAGCCGCCTTACAGCCAGAAACGCTTTGAGGAAGTGGTGCGGGGAGTGAGCGGGTTCCTCAGGAAGATCGGCTACGACACCACGGCTGTACCGTTTGTTCCCGTTTCCGGCTGGACTGGGGAGAACATGATCACTGCAACCCAGAAG ATGCCGTGGTTCCAAGGATGGAAAGTGAGACGAAGGGAAGGGACTGCATGTGGGAGAACTCTACTGGAAGTCCTGGACTCCATCCACCCGCCTATCCGCACAATCAACAAGCCTCTAAGGTTACCTCTGCAGGATGTGTACAAAATTGGAG GAGTTGGTACTGTTCCAGTGGGTAAAATCGAAACTGGCGTCCTCAAACCGGGCATGACCCTGATGTTCTCCCCCGCCAAGCTCACAGCAGAGGTCAAGTCCATTGAGATGCACCACCAGGGCCTGCAGACGGCTCTTCCAGGCCACAACGTCGGCTTCAACATCAAGAATGTGGCCGTGAAGAACCTGCGGCGTGGCGATGTGGCTGGCAACGCCCAGCAGGATCCTCCCTCAGACGTCAGCAGCTTTGAGGCTCAG GTGATCATCCTCAACCACCCAGGGAAGATCAAATCGGGCTACTCCCCTGTCCTGGACTGCCACACCGCCCACGTCACCTGTCGATTTGCTGAGCTGAAGGAGAAGCTGGACCGTCGGACGGGTAAGAAGCTGGAGGATAATCCGCAGGTCCTGATGTCTGGAGACGCTGCTACAGTCAAACTGGTTCCCATCAAGCCCATGTGTGTGGAGAGCTTCTTCACATACCCTCCTTTAG GTCGCTTTGCAGCAAGAGACCTGAAGCAGACAGTTGCTGTGGGGGTCATCAAGACGGTGGTTAAAGACCAAACGTCGAAACTGCCGCAAAAAGCCCAAGTGTGTAaatga